aagagagacctgtcagcacccagcacccccccccacaGGGCTCCTGGGCACCCGGGGGGAACGACAGACCCCGGAGcagggggggacacggacacccACCCGCCATCCACGATCTCGTCCACAGCCAGGAAGAGCCCCTCCATGTTCTCCAGCAGCGCCCGCTTCTCCACGTTcttcctgggggggggagggcacAGCCCGCTCAGCACCCACGGGCCCCCCCCAGCAACAGGACTCCCCCCCTCCAGGCACCCATGGCCCCCCAGGTGCCTGCTGGGCCCCCCCAACCTGTGCCAGAGCTCACTGGGGTCCCCTGGAACCATGAgatgcccccccccgccaggaATATGGGTGCCCCCCAGGACTCACAGGTgcccccaaaacccacagatGACCCCCCAGGaccatgggtgcccccccagggCCCCGGGTGCCACCCCCCTAGGTCAACAGGTGCCCCCCGGGAGCctgtgtgccccccccaggacccaTCGTACCGCAGCATCTGGCTGAGCGAGTCGAAGAGGCAGTTGAGGACGGCCGTGAGCATCAGCTGGGGGACAGCGGGGTCACACGGTGGCACTGCCAGACAGGGGCACCCCGAGGTGGCCCCCCCCGGCTTGGTGGCACCTTCTTTGTCCCCTCCCTGTCCTGGGACCTTTCTGCACATCCCCTCTGTGTCACCTGCCCTGATACACCAAGGTACCCCCCTCCTTGTCCTTTATCCCTCCACGTCCCCAGCCTGCCACCCTGGTGTCCCCAACCCACCACCCTTGGGtgtccccccctgccctggcacccctggctgtgtcccccaccaccacccctgggtgtccccagccACCTCGTTCTCGTGGGAGCTGCCGATGACGTAGAAGTAAAGGTCGATGCTGCTCTTGTAGACGACGGTCAGCCCCTCGAGCAGCGCGATCTCGCCTGTGGGCACAGCCTGGTGTCACCCCCGTGGCCCCCCTGCACACTCCCACAGGGGTGGCAGCCCCGCCCCGGGGACACACACGTCCCCGTCCCCGAAACACTCACTGTCAGTGCGGTGGGTCTTGTTGAAGATGTTCTTCTCAAAGGCTTTCTGCTCCTTGACGCTGGGGTACGTGTCATCGTAGTACTGCGAGGACAGTGGCACGTGGGGacccgggacacccccccccgccccaaggaGCCCCCATCACCCTGCTCCGGGCCACCAACCCTGTCCCCACgcccctgtccctgccctgtgccaccAAATGTCCCCTTGTCTGTGCCACATGCCACCCCAACGTGCTCCCCATGGTCTCCGTGTCCCTGCCCTGTATCACGTCCCAGCCCTCCCAGTGCCACCGAGCATCCCCACGCCTGTGCCCCCCTGTCCCCACGTCTCCCTGGGgcggtgtccccatccctgtccccatccccgcaCCCTGCGTGTCACTGTCAACCCCTCGTGCCCCTCACCTTGGCAAAGAGCCGGTCGCCATCGTTGTCTAGGATGATGACGGCTTTGACGGTGTAGAGCGACGGCTCCT
This window of the Buteo buteo chromosome 17, bButBut1.hap1.1, whole genome shotgun sequence genome carries:
- the COPZ1 gene encoding coatomer subunit zeta-1, giving the protein MEALILEPSLYTVKAVIILDNDGDRLFAKYYDDTYPSVKEQKAFEKNIFNKTHRTDSEIALLEGLTVVYKSSIDLYFYVIGSSHENELMLTAVLNCLFDSLSQMLRKNVEKRALLENMEGLFLAVDEIVDGGVVLESDPQQVVHRVAVRGEDVPLTEQTVSQVLQSAKEQIKWSLLR